From the Thermovirga lienii DSM 17291 genome, one window contains:
- a CDS encoding integral membrane sensor signal transduction histidine kinase (PFAM: Histidine kinase-, DNA gyrase B-, and HSP90-like ATPase; His Kinase A (phosphoacceptor) domain~COGs: COG0642 Signal transduction histidine kinase~InterPro IPR005467: IPR003661: IPR003594: IPR004358~KEGG: aco:Amico_0698 integral membrane sensor signal transduction histidine kinase~PFAM: ATP-binding region ATPase domain protein; histidine kinase A domain protein~SMART: ATP-binding region ATPase domain protein; histidine kinase A domain protein~SPTR: Integral membrane sensor signal transduction histidine kinase) has protein sequence MSQNPQKDKPKERRNNFLRSFQVKPFPFFISLMSALFIVALGAVFYFLTLSRLEEIDKNLSVMCSLAEIVSKEPETPPQALPSNIAIQLYDQNFVLLKSYGPHNLTLILPEEMRENLSQTHSSSSISFNTKSNNVEKDSLLCLPLYKDSYAYHIYRIRVQKIRPNTISLGPTYYLVLIYPMTNFFQAKIEYYVAFASIWLLFVLFMALWWGGLHTKIKRELHQLRNAIKSIDIDKGIHISSTEQIKNPYIQEIVKELNSLFARIEEVINGLLTFTADASHELRTPLAIIKGIVDVTLLKPREIPHYQRKLRELGAHADKMQSLLTALLEMARLEGSGEQMKMESLELMVIGEEVSTSLKPIFESKKQLLKLRLNPAPIKGNEALINQLITNLLDNASKYTHQGGSITVITDHDLNKNEAMLEVWDTGIGMDEETINRCFNRLWRAEKSRTTPGYGLGLSLGMRIIRIHGGRVEIESSSVHYDGVKLMA, from the coding sequence TTGTCGCAGAATCCCCAGAAAGATAAACCAAAAGAGCGGAGGAACAACTTTCTCCGCTCTTTTCAAGTAAAGCCTTTTCCTTTTTTTATAAGCCTGATGTCAGCCCTCTTCATTGTTGCTCTGGGGGCTGTGTTTTATTTTCTTACTCTCTCAAGGTTAGAAGAGATAGATAAAAACCTTTCAGTAATGTGTAGTCTCGCAGAGATAGTGAGCAAAGAGCCAGAAACCCCACCACAGGCTCTTCCCTCAAATATAGCAATTCAGCTCTACGATCAAAACTTTGTTCTACTAAAAAGCTACGGTCCACACAATCTAACCTTAATACTACCTGAAGAAATGAGGGAAAACCTATCCCAAACCCATTCTAGCAGTTCTATATCCTTCAACACTAAAAGCAACAACGTAGAAAAAGACAGCTTGCTGTGTCTTCCTCTGTACAAAGATTCTTACGCCTATCACATTTACAGGATCAGAGTACAAAAAATCCGACCTAACACAATCTCTCTTGGGCCAACTTATTATTTAGTCCTAATTTACCCAATGACAAATTTCTTCCAAGCAAAAATTGAATATTACGTAGCTTTTGCCTCAATATGGCTGCTTTTTGTGTTATTTATGGCATTATGGTGGGGAGGCCTTCACACCAAGATTAAAAGAGAGCTTCATCAGTTACGAAACGCGATAAAGTCCATTGATATAGACAAAGGCATACACATTTCCTCTACCGAACAAATAAAGAATCCATATATACAGGAAATAGTTAAGGAACTCAATTCTCTTTTTGCAAGAATAGAGGAAGTCATCAATGGCTTACTAACGTTTACAGCGGATGCAAGCCATGAACTACGAACCCCATTGGCGATAATAAAGGGCATTGTTGACGTGACCCTTTTGAAGCCCAGAGAAATTCCTCATTATCAACGAAAACTCAGAGAACTAGGGGCCCATGCGGACAAAATGCAATCTCTATTGACAGCATTGCTTGAGATGGCCAGGCTGGAAGGCTCTGGAGAGCAAATGAAGATGGAAAGCTTGGAGCTGATGGTCATAGGGGAAGAGGTCTCCACGTCTCTTAAACCCATATTTGAGAGTAAAAAACAACTGTTGAAGCTTAGGTTAAATCCAGCCCCTATAAAGGGGAATGAAGCCCTTATAAACCAACTAATAACGAACCTATTGGACAACGCAAGCAAATACACTCACCAGGGGGGATCCATAACAGTCATAACTGATCATGATTTAAATAAGAATGAAGCTATGCTGGAAGTATGGGACACAGGAATCGGAATGGACGAGGAAACGATCAACCGATGTTTCAATCGACTATGGAGGGCAGAAAAATCCAGAACTACCCCTGGATACGGCCTAGGCCTTTCCTTGGGAATGCGAATAATAAGGATTCACGGAGGGCGCGTCGAAATAGAATCGAGTAGTGTCCATTATGATGGTGTAAAATTGATGGCTTGA
- a CDS encoding two component transcriptional regulator, winged helix family (PFAM: Response regulator receiver domain; Transcriptional regulatory protein, C terminal~COGs: COG0745 Response regulators consisting of a CheY-like receiver domain and a winged-helix DNA-binding domain~InterPro IPR001789: IPR001867~KEGG: tai:Taci_0717 two component transcriptional regulator, winged helix family~PFAM: response regulator receiver; transcriptional regulator domain-containing protein~SMART: response regulator receiver~SPTR: Two component transcriptional regulator, winged helix family) — protein MKIILIEDNRDLVQVLAEGLTESGFVVDYAYDGEEGLNKIFKNEYECIVLDIMLPKTDGYELIKQVREAGKDTPILVLTAKDSVEDRVKGLEEGADDYLVKPFDFRELLARINALIRRHTEHKRPILQCGPLVLDPVARECRVDGELIPLRKREFDILELLMRYENQVFSRERIIAHVWKKEYDGTSNVVDVHIKYLRDKLRPYNLEGIVATVRGIGYKISCPYR, from the coding sequence ATGAAGATAATACTCATAGAAGACAACCGTGATTTGGTCCAAGTTTTGGCTGAAGGGTTGACCGAAAGCGGCTTCGTCGTAGATTATGCTTACGACGGAGAAGAAGGACTCAATAAGATCTTCAAAAATGAATACGAATGCATAGTACTGGACATCATGCTCCCCAAAACTGACGGATATGAGCTCATCAAGCAGGTCAGAGAGGCGGGAAAAGACACACCAATTCTGGTTCTAACAGCCAAGGACTCGGTGGAAGACAGGGTTAAAGGCCTGGAAGAAGGCGCTGACGACTACCTAGTGAAACCTTTCGATTTTAGAGAACTTCTAGCACGCATAAATGCCCTTATAAGAAGGCATACGGAACACAAAAGACCTATCTTGCAGTGCGGCCCCCTCGTTTTGGACCCAGTGGCAAGAGAGTGCAGGGTAGACGGTGAGTTGATCCCCCTAAGGAAGAGAGAGTTTGATATACTTGAACTTCTAATGCGATACGAAAACCAAGTCTTCTCAAGGGAGAGAATCATTGCTCATGTCTGGAAGAAGGAATATGACGGCACCAGTAACGTGGTGGATGTCCACATAAAATACCTGAGAGACAAGTTGCGCCCCTACAATTTAGAGGGTATAGTAGCTACAGTAAGAGGCATAGGATATAAAATTTCCTGCCCCTACAGGTGA
- a CDS encoding SSU ribosomal protein S15P (PFAM: Ribosomal protein S15~TIGRFAM: ribosomal protein S15, bacterial/organelle~COGs: COG0184 Ribosomal protein S15P/S13E~InterPro IPR000589: IPR005290~KEGG: aco:Amico_0700 ribosomal protein S15~PFAM: ribosomal protein S15~SPTR: 30S ribosomal protein S15;~TIGRFAM: ribosomal protein S15), producing MLDKDKKQAIIEEFKLHDADTGSPEVQVAILTTRIRELTEHLKVHKKDYHSQRGLMKMVGKRRRLLKYLRLKDFNRYRTLIERLGLRH from the coding sequence ATGTTGGATAAGGATAAGAAACAGGCGATAATTGAGGAATTCAAGCTGCACGATGCGGACACAGGGTCCCCTGAGGTTCAGGTTGCCATTCTGACTACCAGAATAAGGGAATTGACAGAGCATCTCAAGGTCCACAAGAAGGACTACCATTCTCAGCGCGGGCTCATGAAGATGGTTGGAAAAAGGCGCAGGTTGCTCAAGTATTTGAGACTCAAGGATTTCAACAGGTACCGTACCCTTATCGAGCGCCTTGGACTGCGCCACTAG